The proteins below come from a single Malus sylvestris chromosome 3, drMalSylv7.2, whole genome shotgun sequence genomic window:
- the LOC126614779 gene encoding uncharacterized protein LOC126614779: protein MSRKPSNFLTSTESKTTSRHPQATPSTSTEPNMYKSGTVVTRDTAKMAAYAPVEIGTKGTVGSLIMREIEHFSQLELSSQCSSRKAQPQLKDPVSYLKPTFESVIKPQKKKKRGSKLLASVCSMVEVSENNRPTSISTYSYRNLRSDGKKLPGFLGLMPLLLPLLLAPQGTEKEAV, encoded by the exons ATGTCCCGAAAGCCAAGCAATTTCCTCACCAGTACTGAATCCAAAACCACCTCTCGTCATCCACAAGCCACCCCTTCAACTTCAACAGAACCGAACATGTATAAATCCGGCACTGTTGTCACCAGAGACACTGCAAAGATGGCGGCATATGCTCCTGTGGAAATAGGCACCAAGGGAACTGTTGGATCCCTCATAATGAGAGAAATCGAGCACTTCAGCCAGCTCGAACTAAGCAGCCAGTGTAGCTCGCGAAAGGCTCAGCCCCAACTCAAAGACCCGGTTTCATATTTGAAACCGACTTTTGAATCAGTTATAAAaccacaaaagaagaaaaagagaggcAGCAAGCTCCTAGCAAGTGTATGTTCTATGGTGGAAGTCTCGGAGAACAATCGACCAACTAGTATTTCTACATACAGTTACAGGAATCTAAGATCTGATGGGAAGAAATTGCCAG GGTTTCTCGGATTAATGCCATTGCTGCTTCCACTGCTGCTAGCACCACAGGGAACAGAAAAAGAAGCTGTTTGA